One Bos indicus isolate NIAB-ARS_2022 breed Sahiwal x Tharparkar chromosome 10, NIAB-ARS_B.indTharparkar_mat_pri_1.0, whole genome shotgun sequence DNA window includes the following coding sequences:
- the BMP4 gene encoding bone morphogenetic protein 4 isoform X4: protein MFGLRRRPQPSKSAVIPDYMRDLYRLQSGEEEEEEQIQGIGLEYPERPASRANTVRSFHHEEHLENIPGTSENSAFRFLFNLSSIPENEVISSAELRLFREQVDQGPDWDQGFHRINIYEVMKPPAEVVPGHLITRLLDTRLVHHNVTRWETFDVSPAVLRWTREKQPNYGLAIEVTHLHQTRTHQGQHVRISRSLPQGSGDWAQLRPLLVTFGHDGRGHALTRRRRAKRSPKHHPQRARKKNKNCRRHSLYVDFSDVGWNDWIVAPPGYQAFYCHGDCPFPLADHLNSTNHAIVQTLVNSVNSSIPKACCVPTELSAISMLYLDEYDKVVLKNYQEMVVEGCGCR, encoded by the exons ATGTTCGGGCTGCGCCGCCGCCCGCAGCCTAGCAAGAGCGCAGTCATCCCGGATTACATGCGGGATCTTTACAGACTTCAgtctggggaggaggaagaggaagagcagATCCAGGGCATCGGTCTGGAGTATCCTGAGCGCCCCGCCAGTCGGGCCAACACCGTGAGGAGCTTCCACCACGAAG AACATCTGGAGAACATCCCAGGGACCAGCGAAAACTCTGCTTTTCGTTTCCTCTTTAACCTCAGCAGCATCCCAGAGAACGAGGTGATCTCGTCTGCCGAGCTTCGACTCTTCCGGGAGCAGGTGGACCAGGGCCCTGACTGGGATCAGGGCTTTCATCGTATAAACATTTATGAGGTTATGAAGCCCCCGGCAGAAGTGGTGCCTGGGCACCTCATCACACGACTACTGGACACAAGACTGGTCCACCACAATGTGACGCGGTGGGAAACTTTTGATGTGAGCCCTGCAGTCCTTCGCTGGACCCGGGAGAAGCAGCCCAACTATGGGCTGGCCATTGAGGTGACCCACCTCCATCAGACACGGACCCACCAGGGCCAGCATGTCAGGATTAGCCGATCGTTACCTCAAGGGAGTGGGGATTGGGCCCAGCTCCGGCCCCTCCTGGTCACCTTTGGCCATGATGGCCGGGGACATGCCTTGACCCGACGCAGGAGGGCCAAGCGTAGCCCCAAGCATCACCCACAGAGGGCCCGGAAGAAGAATAAGAACTGCCGGCGCCACTCGCTCTACGTGGACTTCAGTGATGTGGGCTGGAATGACTGGATTGTGGCCCCACCAGGCTACCAGGCATTCTACTGCCACGGGGACTGCCCCTTTCCACTGGCCGACCACCTCAACTCAACCAACCACGCCATTGTGCAGACCCTGGTCAACTCTGTCAATTCCAGTATCCCCAAAGCCTGTTGTGTTCCCACCGAACTCAGCGCCATCTCCATGCTGTACCTGGATGAGTATGACAAGGTGGTTCTGAAAAATTATCAGGAGATGGTAGTGGAGGGATGTGGGTGCCGCTGA
- the BMP4 gene encoding bone morphogenetic protein 4 isoform X1 — MQEGRGGRRGETGAELGPEARSHSVVPSRATHCRSSSEPFQQVCSRLAVKNHGLLLYALFSVILLGGASHASLIPETGKKKVAEIQGHAGGRRSGQSHELLRDFEATLLQMFGLRRRPQPSKSAVIPDYMRDLYRLQSGEEEEEEQIQGIGLEYPERPASRANTVRSFHHEEHLENIPGTSENSAFRFLFNLSSIPENEVISSAELRLFREQVDQGPDWDQGFHRINIYEVMKPPAEVVPGHLITRLLDTRLVHHNVTRWETFDVSPAVLRWTREKQPNYGLAIEVTHLHQTRTHQGQHVRISRSLPQGSGDWAQLRPLLVTFGHDGRGHALTRRRRAKRSPKHHPQRARKKNKNCRRHSLYVDFSDVGWNDWIVAPPGYQAFYCHGDCPFPLADHLNSTNHAIVQTLVNSVNSSIPKACCVPTELSAISMLYLDEYDKVVLKNYQEMVVEGCGCR, encoded by the exons atgcaagaaggcagaggaggaaggaggggggaaACGGGAGCGGAGCTCGGCCCGGAAGCTAG GAGCCATTCCGTAGTGCCATCCAGAGCAACGCACTGCCGCAGCTCCTCTGAGCCTTTCCAGCAAGTTTGTTCAAGATTGGCTGTCAAGAATCATGGACTGTTATTATATGCCTTGTTTTCTGTCA TCCTGCTAGGAGGCGCGAGCCATGCTAGTTTGATACCTGAGACGGGGAAGAAAAAAGTCGCCGAGATTCAGGGCCACGCGGGAGGACGCCGCTCAGGGCAGAGCCATGAGCTCCTTCGGGACTTCGAGGCCACACTTCTGCAGATGTTCGGGCTGCGCCGCCGCCCGCAGCCTAGCAAGAGCGCAGTCATCCCGGATTACATGCGGGATCTTTACAGACTTCAgtctggggaggaggaagaggaagagcagATCCAGGGCATCGGTCTGGAGTATCCTGAGCGCCCCGCCAGTCGGGCCAACACCGTGAGGAGCTTCCACCACGAAG AACATCTGGAGAACATCCCAGGGACCAGCGAAAACTCTGCTTTTCGTTTCCTCTTTAACCTCAGCAGCATCCCAGAGAACGAGGTGATCTCGTCTGCCGAGCTTCGACTCTTCCGGGAGCAGGTGGACCAGGGCCCTGACTGGGATCAGGGCTTTCATCGTATAAACATTTATGAGGTTATGAAGCCCCCGGCAGAAGTGGTGCCTGGGCACCTCATCACACGACTACTGGACACAAGACTGGTCCACCACAATGTGACGCGGTGGGAAACTTTTGATGTGAGCCCTGCAGTCCTTCGCTGGACCCGGGAGAAGCAGCCCAACTATGGGCTGGCCATTGAGGTGACCCACCTCCATCAGACACGGACCCACCAGGGCCAGCATGTCAGGATTAGCCGATCGTTACCTCAAGGGAGTGGGGATTGGGCCCAGCTCCGGCCCCTCCTGGTCACCTTTGGCCATGATGGCCGGGGACATGCCTTGACCCGACGCAGGAGGGCCAAGCGTAGCCCCAAGCATCACCCACAGAGGGCCCGGAAGAAGAATAAGAACTGCCGGCGCCACTCGCTCTACGTGGACTTCAGTGATGTGGGCTGGAATGACTGGATTGTGGCCCCACCAGGCTACCAGGCATTCTACTGCCACGGGGACTGCCCCTTTCCACTGGCCGACCACCTCAACTCAACCAACCACGCCATTGTGCAGACCCTGGTCAACTCTGTCAATTCCAGTATCCCCAAAGCCTGTTGTGTTCCCACCGAACTCAGCGCCATCTCCATGCTGTACCTGGATGAGTATGACAAGGTGGTTCTGAAAAATTATCAGGAGATGGTAGTGGAGGGATGTGGGTGCCGCTGA
- the BMP4 gene encoding bone morphogenetic protein 4 isoform X2, with protein MRSHSVVPSRATHCRSSSEPFQQVCSRLAVKNHGLLLYALFSVILLGGASHASLIPETGKKKVAEIQGHAGGRRSGQSHELLRDFEATLLQMFGLRRRPQPSKSAVIPDYMRDLYRLQSGEEEEEEQIQGIGLEYPERPASRANTVRSFHHEEHLENIPGTSENSAFRFLFNLSSIPENEVISSAELRLFREQVDQGPDWDQGFHRINIYEVMKPPAEVVPGHLITRLLDTRLVHHNVTRWETFDVSPAVLRWTREKQPNYGLAIEVTHLHQTRTHQGQHVRISRSLPQGSGDWAQLRPLLVTFGHDGRGHALTRRRRAKRSPKHHPQRARKKNKNCRRHSLYVDFSDVGWNDWIVAPPGYQAFYCHGDCPFPLADHLNSTNHAIVQTLVNSVNSSIPKACCVPTELSAISMLYLDEYDKVVLKNYQEMVVEGCGCR; from the exons ATGCG GAGCCATTCCGTAGTGCCATCCAGAGCAACGCACTGCCGCAGCTCCTCTGAGCCTTTCCAGCAAGTTTGTTCAAGATTGGCTGTCAAGAATCATGGACTGTTATTATATGCCTTGTTTTCTGTCA TCCTGCTAGGAGGCGCGAGCCATGCTAGTTTGATACCTGAGACGGGGAAGAAAAAAGTCGCCGAGATTCAGGGCCACGCGGGAGGACGCCGCTCAGGGCAGAGCCATGAGCTCCTTCGGGACTTCGAGGCCACACTTCTGCAGATGTTCGGGCTGCGCCGCCGCCCGCAGCCTAGCAAGAGCGCAGTCATCCCGGATTACATGCGGGATCTTTACAGACTTCAgtctggggaggaggaagaggaagagcagATCCAGGGCATCGGTCTGGAGTATCCTGAGCGCCCCGCCAGTCGGGCCAACACCGTGAGGAGCTTCCACCACGAAG AACATCTGGAGAACATCCCAGGGACCAGCGAAAACTCTGCTTTTCGTTTCCTCTTTAACCTCAGCAGCATCCCAGAGAACGAGGTGATCTCGTCTGCCGAGCTTCGACTCTTCCGGGAGCAGGTGGACCAGGGCCCTGACTGGGATCAGGGCTTTCATCGTATAAACATTTATGAGGTTATGAAGCCCCCGGCAGAAGTGGTGCCTGGGCACCTCATCACACGACTACTGGACACAAGACTGGTCCACCACAATGTGACGCGGTGGGAAACTTTTGATGTGAGCCCTGCAGTCCTTCGCTGGACCCGGGAGAAGCAGCCCAACTATGGGCTGGCCATTGAGGTGACCCACCTCCATCAGACACGGACCCACCAGGGCCAGCATGTCAGGATTAGCCGATCGTTACCTCAAGGGAGTGGGGATTGGGCCCAGCTCCGGCCCCTCCTGGTCACCTTTGGCCATGATGGCCGGGGACATGCCTTGACCCGACGCAGGAGGGCCAAGCGTAGCCCCAAGCATCACCCACAGAGGGCCCGGAAGAAGAATAAGAACTGCCGGCGCCACTCGCTCTACGTGGACTTCAGTGATGTGGGCTGGAATGACTGGATTGTGGCCCCACCAGGCTACCAGGCATTCTACTGCCACGGGGACTGCCCCTTTCCACTGGCCGACCACCTCAACTCAACCAACCACGCCATTGTGCAGACCCTGGTCAACTCTGTCAATTCCAGTATCCCCAAAGCCTGTTGTGTTCCCACCGAACTCAGCGCCATCTCCATGCTGTACCTGGATGAGTATGACAAGGTGGTTCTGAAAAATTATCAGGAGATGGTAGTGGAGGGATGTGGGTGCCGCTGA
- the BMP4 gene encoding bone morphogenetic protein 4 isoform X3, producing MIPGNRMLMVVLLCQVLLGGASHASLIPETGKKKVAEIQGHAGGRRSGQSHELLRDFEATLLQMFGLRRRPQPSKSAVIPDYMRDLYRLQSGEEEEEEQIQGIGLEYPERPASRANTVRSFHHEEHLENIPGTSENSAFRFLFNLSSIPENEVISSAELRLFREQVDQGPDWDQGFHRINIYEVMKPPAEVVPGHLITRLLDTRLVHHNVTRWETFDVSPAVLRWTREKQPNYGLAIEVTHLHQTRTHQGQHVRISRSLPQGSGDWAQLRPLLVTFGHDGRGHALTRRRRAKRSPKHHPQRARKKNKNCRRHSLYVDFSDVGWNDWIVAPPGYQAFYCHGDCPFPLADHLNSTNHAIVQTLVNSVNSSIPKACCVPTELSAISMLYLDEYDKVVLKNYQEMVVEGCGCR from the exons ATGATTCCTGGTAACCGAATGCTGATGGTCGTTTTATTATGCCAAGTCCTGCTAGGAGGCGCGAGCCATGCTAGTTTGATACCTGAGACGGGGAAGAAAAAAGTCGCCGAGATTCAGGGCCACGCGGGAGGACGCCGCTCAGGGCAGAGCCATGAGCTCCTTCGGGACTTCGAGGCCACACTTCTGCAGATGTTCGGGCTGCGCCGCCGCCCGCAGCCTAGCAAGAGCGCAGTCATCCCGGATTACATGCGGGATCTTTACAGACTTCAgtctggggaggaggaagaggaagagcagATCCAGGGCATCGGTCTGGAGTATCCTGAGCGCCCCGCCAGTCGGGCCAACACCGTGAGGAGCTTCCACCACGAAG AACATCTGGAGAACATCCCAGGGACCAGCGAAAACTCTGCTTTTCGTTTCCTCTTTAACCTCAGCAGCATCCCAGAGAACGAGGTGATCTCGTCTGCCGAGCTTCGACTCTTCCGGGAGCAGGTGGACCAGGGCCCTGACTGGGATCAGGGCTTTCATCGTATAAACATTTATGAGGTTATGAAGCCCCCGGCAGAAGTGGTGCCTGGGCACCTCATCACACGACTACTGGACACAAGACTGGTCCACCACAATGTGACGCGGTGGGAAACTTTTGATGTGAGCCCTGCAGTCCTTCGCTGGACCCGGGAGAAGCAGCCCAACTATGGGCTGGCCATTGAGGTGACCCACCTCCATCAGACACGGACCCACCAGGGCCAGCATGTCAGGATTAGCCGATCGTTACCTCAAGGGAGTGGGGATTGGGCCCAGCTCCGGCCCCTCCTGGTCACCTTTGGCCATGATGGCCGGGGACATGCCTTGACCCGACGCAGGAGGGCCAAGCGTAGCCCCAAGCATCACCCACAGAGGGCCCGGAAGAAGAATAAGAACTGCCGGCGCCACTCGCTCTACGTGGACTTCAGTGATGTGGGCTGGAATGACTGGATTGTGGCCCCACCAGGCTACCAGGCATTCTACTGCCACGGGGACTGCCCCTTTCCACTGGCCGACCACCTCAACTCAACCAACCACGCCATTGTGCAGACCCTGGTCAACTCTGTCAATTCCAGTATCCCCAAAGCCTGTTGTGTTCCCACCGAACTCAGCGCCATCTCCATGCTGTACCTGGATGAGTATGACAAGGTGGTTCTGAAAAATTATCAGGAGATGGTAGTGGAGGGATGTGGGTGCCGCTGA